GCGAGCACGGGGATGTCCTCGGGGATCTCACGCAAAGGCGTCGTCGTCACGGCGATGATGTTGAGGCGGTGGAACAGGTCCTCGCGGAAGCGGCCGGCCTCGATCTCCTGCTCGAGCACGCGGTTGGTGGCCGCCACGATGCGCAGGTCCACCTTGATCGACGTGTTGCTGCCCAGCCGCTCGAACTCCCGCGTCTCCAGCACGCGCAGGAGGCGAGCCTGGAGGTCGAGGTCCATCTCGCCGATCTCGTCGAGGAAGAGCGTGCCGCCGTCGGCGGCCTCGAACTTGCCGGGGCGGTCCGTCACCGCGCCGCTGAAGGCGCCCTTCACGTGGCCGAAGAGCTCGCTGCTCAGCAGCTCGCGGTGCAGCGCCGCGCAGTTGATCGCCACGAAGGGACGGCTCGCCCGCGGCCCCTGGCGATGGATCGCCCGCGCCACCAGCTCCTTACCGGTGCCCGTCTCGCCGCGGATGAGCACGGTCTTGTCCGACGCGCCCAGCTTGCGGCACTTGCTGCGCAGCAGGGTCATGGCCTGGCTCGCGCCCACCAGCTCCTCGGCGCCGCTCTCCAGCGCCGCCTCCAGGCTGCGCGTGCGGCGCAGCAGGCGGCCGCGGCCGAGGGCCTGCTCCACGGCGAGCTGCAGGCGCGGGCCGAGGCCGCCGCGCGCGGGCTTCTCGAGGAAGTCCGCGGCGCCGAGCTTGAGCGCCTCGACTGCAGCTTCGACGCTGCCAAAAGCCGTGATCAGGAGCGTCGTGATGGCGATGCCCTCCTCCTGCACGCGGCGCAGGAGGCCGAGGCCGTCGAGGCGGGGCATGTTGAGATCGGTGACGAGCAGGTCGAAGTCCGTCTCGCGCAGCCGGGCGAGGGCGGCGAGGCCGTCCTCGGCGGTTTCCACGGCATAGCCCTGCTCCTCCAGGAGCTCGGACATGTACTCCCGGTTGAGTTCCTCGTCGTCCACGAGCAGGATGCGGGCTTTCTCGGCCATGGCCACCTTTCGGCTGGCATGAGTCTAGCGCAACGGGGGCGCCGTGTCAGTCGGCGGCGAGCAGCGGCAATCCCACCGTGAAGCGCGCACCGCCCTCGGCGCGGTTGGCGGCGCTCAGGCTGCCGCGGTGCTCGGCCACCAGGTGACGGCAAATCGCCAGGCCCAGCCCGCTGCCGCCGCGCCCCGCGCGCGTGGTGAAGAAGTCCTCGAAGAGGCGGGGGAGGTCGGCCGCGGCGATGCCGGGGCCGTCGTCCTCGACGCGCACCTCGACCCAGTCGGGCGTGGACTCGAGCCGGCACTGGGTCTCGGCCGCGATCCACACCCTGCCGCCGCGCTCGGCGGCCGCCAGCGCCTGGGCCGCGTTCACCAGCAGGTTGCTGAAGACCTGCTCCAGCGCCTCGGCGTCGGCGTTCACGCGCAGGCCGCGGGGGTAGTCGCGGAGCAGTTCGACGCCCGCCTCCTGGAAGCGCGGCGCGCAGTCCACGGCCGCCGCCGTGAGGACGCGGGCCAGGTCCACCGGCGTGCGCGCGCCGCCGCCCGGGCGCGCGAAG
Above is a window of Candidatus Latescibacterota bacterium DNA encoding:
- a CDS encoding sigma-54-dependent Fis family transcriptional regulator, producing MAEKARILLVDDEELNREYMSELLEEQGYAVETAEDGLAALARLRETDFDLLVTDLNMPRLDGLGLLRRVQEEGIAITTLLITAFGSVEAAVEALKLGAADFLEKPARGGLGPRLQLAVEQALGRGRLLRRTRSLEAALESGAEELVGASQAMTLLRSKCRKLGASDKTVLIRGETGTGKELVARAIHRQGPRASRPFVAINCAALHRELLSSELFGHVKGAFSGAVTDRPGKFEAADGGTLFLDEIGEMDLDLQARLLRVLETREFERLGSNTSIKVDLRIVAATNRVLEQEIEAGRFREDLFHRLNIIAVTTTPLREIPEDIPVLAEHFLQADPEGRGLSFTPPALAKLQAHDWPGNIRELRHVVEQAVFYAEGEAIAPEQVLLPATGRAATAFLDGQLTMAEIEREAIERRLKHCGGSRRKAAKSLDIAESTLYKKIKDYGL